The Acidobacteriota bacterium DNA segment AACACTTCCAGGCCACCTTTCCAGTAATGGTGGGCCAACGGATACTGGTGGCGCTGTCGGGCGGTGCCGACTCGACCGCTCTGCTCCACCTCTTGCGGGCAAGGGACCTCGCGCTCGACCTCGAAGCGGCCCATGTCCATCACGGGGTTCGCGGTGAAGAAGCGGACGATCATGCTTCTTTTTGTAAATCTCTTTGCGCAGAGCTTTCGATTCCATTTCATCTCCTCCGCATCGACCCTCGTCCACCCCTGAGTTCCGGGCGCGAAGGCACTTGGCGGCAACTTCGCTACCGGGTTCTGGAGCAGCTCAGAAAAGACAGCAATTTCAAAGCCATCGCCACCGGTCATCACCGGGACGACGTTGCCGAGGGCGTGCTCGTCCAACTTCTTCGCGGAGGAGGGCCGCGCGCTCTTTCCGGAATAGAGGCATCGTCCGCAAACCTCATCATCCGGCCCCTTTTGCCGTGGTCGCGCGAGGAGATCCGCACCTGGCTCGACGAGCGCGGCGCTGAGTGGAGAGAGGACAGCTCGAATCTCGACCTTGGTCACCTTCGGAACCGCGTCCGGCACGATCTGTTGCCCGGCTTCGAGTCGGTCAGCCCGGCGATCCGTGGTCACCTGCTTCACCTAGCCCAAGCGTTGGCGACGGACGAGGCCTATTTCGCGCGCGAGCTCGTCGCTCGCGCCCGATGGATCGATCCCTGGGACCCGGACGGTGGCGTGCCTGAGACCGTGATTTATGCACTGCCTCCGCCTCTCCGGGTTCGGTGGCTGCATGCCCAGGCCGCACGCATCGGATTGCACCGGGTCAGCCGCCGCCAGGTGGAGTTGTTCGGGCAGCTGATCGACAAGGGACATCCGAGAGCGATCACCCTTGGTGGCCGCTGGGCGCTCCGTATCGCTCGTGGGCACTTGTGGCTCGAACCGCCAACCCGCTTCGATGGCTTCGATTATCGTCTCGAGCCCGGCTCGACGGTAAGCCTCCCGATCCCCGGCTGGCAAGTCAGGGTCGGAAGCCCTGCTGGAGCCCAGACGGGGATCCGCTGGTCGAAACCGTCGCGCCCCGGTTCAGAGCTGCGAGTCCGGAACATCGATCCGAACGATCGAGTCGAGGTCGACGGTGAGTTGGTGCGAGCGACGAAAATCGTCGCTCGTCGGCTGCCTCGACACCTGCGAACAGTTTGGCCCGTATTCTGCGAAGATGATAGAATTTATTGGATTCCGGGTGCGTGGCAGGGCCCGATTTTCGAAGGCCGTGAAGGCCACGTAGTGGAGGTGGTGCGTCGTGAAAAACATGCGCGTTGTGTATAGCGCCGAGCGCATCAACGAGCGTCTCAAAGAGGTCGCCAACCAGATCGCGGAAGACTATAGCGACCGTGAACTCATTTTGGTCGGCATGCTCAAGGGAGCCGCGTTTTTTCTTGCCGATCTCGCACGGATGATTCCGCGCCCGGTGGATTACGAGTTTGTTGCTGTCACCTCGTCGATCGGTGCACACGGGGAAGTCGTGAGCCTCACCTTTGCGACCCAGGTGGACGTCTCGGATCGTCACGTTCTCGTGTTGAAGGACGTGTTTCACTCCGGCGTGACCGAGAACTACCTCATCACCCACCTCAGCCAGCAGAATCCGGCCTCGATGGAGGTCGCGGCGCTGGTGGACAAGCCGCAACTGAGAAGTGTCAATCTGAACGCAAAATACGCGGTGTTCGACGATGCGCCAGATGGTTTCCTCGTCGGCTATGGTCTCGGACCGGGCCACGGAGAGCACACCAATCAACCGGATCTTTGTGTCAGCGACGAAGAAGGCTGAGGGTCGTCACTGGGAACAATACCGGAGGGGGAGAGCGTTCTCCCATAAGCCCCGTCTCAAGAGGCGGGCGCTGGAGGACAATTTAGAGTGAATCAGACTGTACGAACCGTACTGATGTGGGTCGTCATCCTGGTCGGTGTCCTGCTGATCCTGCAGGTCCTCCGGGGATACGAAACCCCGAGCCGCGAAATACCGTTTTCCGAGTTCCTCGATAGAGTCAACGACGGACAGATCGAGAGGGTCTTGATCAAGGGGAGCGAGATCTTCATTCGCACGAGCGATGCGGCAGATGACACGGGTACCAGCCCCCGATACGATCTCTACACCTACAACCCGGGCTATGACGATCTGATCAACGATCTGCGGGCGCAAAACATCGAGATCAAGGTCGAAAAGCCGTCCGACGGTCGAATGCTCACGGCGCTTCTTTCGTGGGCTCCCCTGCTCATCCTGGTGGCCCTGTGGTTCGTCTTCTTCAGACAGATGCAGGCGGGTGGCACCAAGGCGATGTCCTTTGGCAAGTCCAAGGCTCGTCTCCTGAATCCCGACCAGAAGAAGGTGACATTCGCGGACGTTGCCGGAGTCAACGAGGCGAAGGAGGAGCTCGAAGAAATCATCGAGTTCCTCAAGGACCCGAAGAAATTCCAGCGCCTCGGCGGGAAGATTCCCAAGGGCGTGCTGCTCATGGGCTCGCCCGGAACCGGCAAAACCCTGCTCGCAAAGGCCGTAGCTGGCGAGGCCGGGGTGCCCTTCTTCTCGATATCCGGATCGGATTTCGTCGAAATGTTCGTCGGGGTAGGCGCTTCCCGCGTTCGCGACCTCTTCGAGCAGGGCAAGAAAAATGCCCCCTGCATCATATTCATCGACGAGATCGATGCGGTCGGACGGCATCGCGGCGCAGGTCTCGGGGGCGGTCACGACGAACGCGAGCAGACGCTCAATCAGCTGCTGGTGGAAATGGACGGATTCGAGTCCAACGAAGGGGTGATTCTGATCTCTGCGACCAACCGGCCGGACGTGCTCGATCCCGCGTTGCTTCGACCGGGCAGATTCGACCGGCGAATTGTCGTCAATCCGCCGGATGTCAAAGGCCGCGAGGGGATCCTCAAGGTCCACACGACGGAGATTCCGCTCGCGTCGGACGTCGACATGGCCGTCATTGCCCGCTCCACTCCAGGCTTTTCGGGCGCCGATATCGCAAATCTCGTCAACGAGGCCGCCCTGCGTGCCGCGCGCGTCAACAAGATGAAGGTCGATATGGCGGATTTCGAGTTCGCCAAGGACAAGGTCATGATGGGAACGGAACGCCGTTCACTCGTAATGTCGGAGGAGGAGAAGCGTCTCACCGCCTACCACGAAGCGGGCCACGCACTGGCGGCCGTGCTGGTGCCGGAAGCCGATCCACTGCACAAGGTAACCATCATCCCCCGCGGCATGGCTCTCGGCCTCACTCAGCAGCTACCGCTCGAGGACCGCTACACCTATCCGCGCACCTACCTGGAGGCCAATCTGAAGGTCTTGATGGGCGGCCGGGTTGCAGAAGAAATCGCCTTCGGGCCGGAGCGCATGACGACCGGCGCCGGGAACGACCTCGAGCGTGCCACCGAGCTCGCGCGCAAGATGGTCTGTGAGTGGGGCATGAGCGAAAACATGGGTCCGCTGACCTTCGGTAAGCGCGAGGAGTCGATCTTCCTCGGCAAGGAATTCGCGCGCCACCAGGATTACTCAGAGGCGACGGCCGTACAGATCGACGAGGAGATCAAACGGTTCATCGACACCGCCTACGACGGTGCAAGGGATCTCATCGAAGGCAACGGGGAAGCCCTGAAGGCAATCGCCGCAGCTCTTCTCGAACACGAGGTCCTCGATGGCGAGAAGATCTACGAAATACTCGGAGAACACTCCGACGTCGACATCGAAGAGATCAAGAGACAGAAACGCCGAGCCGAGAAGGAGGTTTCGGAATCAGTGTGATGGAGAAGCCCGAGCGGCAGCCGAGCCGCCTCGATCGGTTGTGGCATCGACCACAACCGCTTGTCATGGGCATTCTCAATCGAACTCCCGATTCATTTTTCGACGGCGGCCATCATCTCGATCTTGAAGATGCCGTTCTCCATGCCGAGGCTCTGATCGGAGACGGCGCCGACATCATCGACGTCGGCGGCGAATCAACGCGCCCCGGGGCGACCACGATCGATGCCTCCGAGGAGCTGAGCCGCGTGCTGCCGGCGATCAGCGAAATTCGCAGACGTTGGCCGGAGTGCCTGGTGTCGGTCGACACCTCGAAGGTGGAGGTCGCCGAGGCCTCGCTCGCAGCCGGGGCGGATCTGGTCAACGACGTCACCGCGGCATCCTCGCCGGGCATGCTCGAGCTGGTTGCACGATCCAGAGCTGGCATCGTATTGATGCATATGCGCGGTCAACCGAGAATCATGCAGTCCGACACGACCTATGTCGACGTGGTCGGCGAGGTGCACGAATACCTTCGGAACAGGGCCGCCGCTGCGGTCGCCGCCGGCATCCCCGAGGACCGCATATGGCTCGATCCCGGGATCGGATTCGGCAAGGACAATGCGGGGAATCTCGCGCTTTTGGCGGCACTTCCCGATCTCGCCACCCTCGGCCACCCGGTGCTGATCGGTCCTTCGAACAAGAGCTTTATCGGACGCCTGTCGGGCGCCGAGATTGGCGAGCGTCTCCCCGGAACGTTGGCCGCGCTCATCCCCGCGATCCACCTCGACCGTGTAGTGATTCGAGTGCATGATGTGGCAGCCGCAGTTCAATTTCTCCGAATTGCTTCGCTCATTGAAGAGGCTTCGGCATGAACTGGCTGCTCGGCATCCTCCGCGAGATCACCGACCTTCAGGTCTCGATCGCGGACGTCGCCGACATCCTCGTCGTGGCCATTCTGATCTATGCTCTGCTGGTCCTTCTTCGCGGATCGCGGGCGATGCAAATGCTATGGGGCATCGTCATCATACTCGGGCTCTACATCGTAGCCCTGTCGTTCAATCTGATCACCCTTTCCACCATTCTCTCGAGTCTTCTCGGGTTCCTGCCGATCGCCATCATCGTTCTGTTCCAGCAGGAGATACGTCGCATGCTGACCGCGTTCGGCTCGACAGCCGCCTTCCGATGGGGCCGCAAGCCGGGAGAAGGGCCAGTTGTCCTCAACGAGCTCGCCCTGGCGGTGCAGGCCCTTGCGTCACGTCGTATCGGAGCGTTGATCGCGATTGAGAGGCGTGACTCGCTCGCCACCTGGATCGACACCGGCATCCCGCTCGAGGCCCGGTTTTCATACGACCTGATGCTGAATATCTTCATTCCCGGGACGCCCCTCCACGACGGTGCAGTCATCATTCGTGGTGAGCAGATCCTCGCGGCATCGTGCTTCCTGCCGCTGACGACGCGGCACGAGCTCTCGACCGAACTCGGCACCAGGCACCGCGCGGCCATCGGTTTGACCGAGGAGTCGGACGCGCTGGTGATCGTCGTGTCCGAAGAGACCGGCACGATTTCGCTCGCGGTAGAGGAACAGCTCCTGCGTCCGCTCGATGAGACCACCCTGAGAAATGCTCTCGCCGAACACCTCTTCCAGACCCGCGTTCGCCAAGAGGAGGGCAAGGCGTGACCCTGAGGCCCAGGTATCCGTTGCAGTTCCTCGTCGCACTGATTGCCGCGTTTCTACTGTGGTACGCGTTGGCCGCCCAACGAAGCGAAAACATTTCAGTTCGCGGCGTCAAGGCGCACCTCACCCTGGTCAACATTCCGAGGGATCTGGTTTTGACATCGAGCGTTCCCGATACAGTTTCACTTCAGCTCCGCGGCGCCTTGACTCGTGCTCTCGGCACCTCGAATCTTCCAGAGGTCCTGCTAGATTTGTCCGACGCGCGACCCGGCATCAACTCGTATCCGATCAACGCGAGCGATATTCCG contains these protein-coding regions:
- the tilS gene encoding tRNA lysidine(34) synthetase TilS; this encodes MPLADFAKHFQATFPVMVGQRILVALSGGADSTALLHLLRARDLALDLEAAHVHHGVRGEEADDHASFCKSLCAELSIPFHLLRIDPRPPLSSGREGTWRQLRYRVLEQLRKDSNFKAIATGHHRDDVAEGVLVQLLRGGGPRALSGIEASSANLIIRPLLPWSREEIRTWLDERGAEWREDSSNLDLGHLRNRVRHDLLPGFESVSPAIRGHLLHLAQALATDEAYFARELVARARWIDPWDPDGGVPETVIYALPPPLRVRWLHAQAARIGLHRVSRRQVELFGQLIDKGHPRAITLGGRWALRIARGHLWLEPPTRFDGFDYRLEPGSTVSLPIPGWQVRVGSPAGAQTGIRWSKPSRPGSELRVRNIDPNDRVEVDGELVRATKIVARRLPRHLRTVWPVFCEDDRIYWIPGAWQGPIFEGREGHVVEVVRREKHARCV
- a CDS encoding hypoxanthine phosphoribosyltransferase, with the translated sequence MRVVYSAERINERLKEVANQIAEDYSDRELILVGMLKGAAFFLADLARMIPRPVDYEFVAVTSSIGAHGEVVSLTFATQVDVSDRHVLVLKDVFHSGVTENYLITHLSQQNPASMEVAALVDKPQLRSVNLNAKYAVFDDAPDGFLVGYGLGPGHGEHTNQPDLCVSDEEG
- the ftsH gene encoding ATP-dependent zinc metalloprotease FtsH is translated as MNQTVRTVLMWVVILVGVLLILQVLRGYETPSREIPFSEFLDRVNDGQIERVLIKGSEIFIRTSDAADDTGTSPRYDLYTYNPGYDDLINDLRAQNIEIKVEKPSDGRMLTALLSWAPLLILVALWFVFFRQMQAGGTKAMSFGKSKARLLNPDQKKVTFADVAGVNEAKEELEEIIEFLKDPKKFQRLGGKIPKGVLLMGSPGTGKTLLAKAVAGEAGVPFFSISGSDFVEMFVGVGASRVRDLFEQGKKNAPCIIFIDEIDAVGRHRGAGLGGGHDEREQTLNQLLVEMDGFESNEGVILISATNRPDVLDPALLRPGRFDRRIVVNPPDVKGREGILKVHTTEIPLASDVDMAVIARSTPGFSGADIANLVNEAALRAARVNKMKVDMADFEFAKDKVMMGTERRSLVMSEEEKRLTAYHEAGHALAAVLVPEADPLHKVTIIPRGMALGLTQQLPLEDRYTYPRTYLEANLKVLMGGRVAEEIAFGPERMTTGAGNDLERATELARKMVCEWGMSENMGPLTFGKREESIFLGKEFARHQDYSEATAVQIDEEIKRFIDTAYDGARDLIEGNGEALKAIAAALLEHEVLDGEKIYEILGEHSDVDIEEIKRQKRRAEKEVSESV
- the folP gene encoding dihydropteroate synthase — protein: MEKPERQPSRLDRLWHRPQPLVMGILNRTPDSFFDGGHHLDLEDAVLHAEALIGDGADIIDVGGESTRPGATTIDASEELSRVLPAISEIRRRWPECLVSVDTSKVEVAEASLAAGADLVNDVTAASSPGMLELVARSRAGIVLMHMRGQPRIMQSDTTYVDVVGEVHEYLRNRAAAAVAAGIPEDRIWLDPGIGFGKDNAGNLALLAALPDLATLGHPVLIGPSNKSFIGRLSGAEIGERLPGTLAALIPAIHLDRVVIRVHDVAAAVQFLRIASLIEEASA
- the cdaA gene encoding diadenylate cyclase CdaA → MNWLLGILREITDLQVSIADVADILVVAILIYALLVLLRGSRAMQMLWGIVIILGLYIVALSFNLITLSTILSSLLGFLPIAIIVLFQQEIRRMLTAFGSTAAFRWGRKPGEGPVVLNELALAVQALASRRIGALIAIERRDSLATWIDTGIPLEARFSYDLMLNIFIPGTPLHDGAVIIRGEQILAASCFLPLTTRHELSTELGTRHRAAIGLTEESDALVIVVSEETGTISLAVEEQLLRPLDETTLRNALAEHLFQTRVRQEEGKA